CTAATATGAAATGTATATAAGATACATTTCCTAATCTTCATTACAAGTCTGCAACTTgaaaaaagagagcaaaaagTATATAACTAcaaagaaatggaggaaaaatgaaatgaaaaataaacaacaaaacaaaaataaaatagctgatTTTCTCAGAGAGAatagagggagagaagaaaggagggagggaggagaggaaaagaggaaaggaggagggaagagaaagaaagaagaaagggagggggagggaagtgtTATGAAAAACAAGCCCGAATTGTTGGGGTCAGGCAGTtccttcaagaaaaaaagaaactggccATGACCCCTTTAGAGTTAAGGCTGGGTACAGTTTTTGCGACTGTTTAGAGAAATCTAGCGCCCTCCCCACCATTaatcttttctaaagaaagaCTTTGTTCTGCACCTGTATAAACAATTCggattttaaaaacctatatgccTGCCCCTAATGTGTGAGACTATGTATTTATACTGATAGCTTCAAGTCATCAATAGGCGATGCAAAAACCTAGCCTGGGACCTCCCCCTTACAGCGTTTTTGCTCCCCCTagtctctctttcctcctttgccTGGCAAAGCACTCTTAGagtcaagttcaagttcaagtgCTCCAAGAAAGATTTCCACGCTCTGTCTGAAACTTTCCCTGCGTTTCCTCAGCCCGGAGAGAACTGAGAGCAAGCGATGATCTTTTTACTCAGCTTGTCCCAGAATGAGCCCGTCCCCACCTCCCcaacaaaagacaaaatgtgCAGAGAGAAAACCTTTGCAAATGCGGGCGAGCGGGAGGGTCTGTGTGAAACATCCCCCCAGTGAGGGAGGCATGGCCTGGGAGACGAAGGTGGAATGATGCCTGAGTGATGAAGTCAGCGGGGGCCAGCCACCTGTTGCGGCACTTCAGGCACTGAGCAGGGCGCATTTGTTCTGCTGTAGGAACCGGCGGGGCGAGGCGGACCCAGCGGCTGCTGCCAGCTCCGCCCGCACTGACTGCACGTCGGCCCCCTGGCACCTCGCTCCGCTTGGGAGCCTGGGGACTTTCAAGGAAAGGTCAAGCGAACACCTAAGCCAGCTGGTGTGAAGACTCAGTTGCCTCACTGTAAAAGGGAATAACCACACCCCAATGTCGTAGGGTTTTTATTATTCAGTGAGCGAGTCTCCAGCACAGTGACTGCCACACAGCCACAGCGGGGGCTCGGTCCATGGCCATTGGTGTCCGTTTCCAAGACAAAGCACCCATCCCCTGACCTCTAATGGCAAGGGCCTTCAAGTCAGGAAAAAGATGAGActgcaattttgttttgtttcctttggggGAGGGTCCGGGTGTTTCATTTTGGGTGGGAATGGGGACATGATAATTCTGGGTgctgttttgtcattttttttttaagtttggacGATTGTGCTAACTTAGCACTCTGCAACCAGAAGCTTCCTCTTTGATACACAATCTAAAACGGCAATGGACGCCCTACACCATCACTCAAAGCGTTAGGCAGGATCCCATCGTGGTATTAGAAACAAAACCACGAACTCTCAACATTGCAGAAAATACCAGATACAACATCCCGTGGCGCGTGTGGCCGGGAGGCATGTGGCAGACTAAGAACACTGACGGGCCGGCCCGGATTGCTAAACACGGATTTTGAATCCTCTTTCTACTTACCAGCCTGATGGGTTTGGGGTCCTTTACTTAACATCTATCTACAAGGCTCAGCTTCAAGTTCTGCAAAGtggaaataataacatttaagtTGCAGGTGTCATTTGACTGTGAAACGAAGTATTGTAGAGAAAAGTGCTTTAAAATTGTAAAGCCGtgttaaaggaaaagaaggaggaaaatgagagGTGACTCTTGGGCATTGTTGGGCATttgcttgttttactttttctcttttgtgggCAAGCCTTGGACGGACAGTCACACATTTTGAGTGAGGAACCGAGTTCTGCCGAGAAGACTGGGAGAGAAGCAGAGGTCGGGATCCTGGCAATCTTCGCCCCCGCTAAGATGAGGGGGTGGTAGCAGGGTGGGTAGGAACAAGATCTTCCCCCTCACTCCCTAAACGCCCACTTATCCCGAGCTCACGTCCTGAAGGTCGGTCAGGCCTCGGGCCCAAATCTCGGTTCTGCAGAGACGTCCCCTCACTCTGCCCCCACCAACCGCTCCTCTGCACTCAGAAAAGCGGTCCCCACCCCTTCCacgcccctgccccacctcttGCCCCCCTTTCTAACCCCCTCTTCTTTGCCCGGGGTGGTTTGTTCCAAGGAGTACAGATAAATAGTCTTGTCAAAAGGCGCAGCTCTCGGCTGTGCGcgcagagctgggacttgggcGCCAGCTTCTGGTCCGCGCTCTGCGGGGTCAGTGGCGGGGCGCGTCCGCTCTCGCCGCCCACCGCGAGTCCGCGCCTCCGCGCCTGTGGACGAGGTCTGCAGGCGTCCTCGGGGCTCTGCCTTCCCTCCGCCTCCGCCAAGCAGCGGAAGGCGGAAACGGCGAGACTGGCCAGGGGGGAGGAAAGCGGGCGCGCGTGGGCGCAGGGCACCAGGAGATGTCCACGGGTTCGGTGAGCGACCCGGAGGAGATGGAGCTGCGGGGGCTGCAGCGGGAGTACCCGGTCCCCGCCTCCAAGAGGCCGCCCCTCCGCGGCACCGAGCGCAGCTACGCCTCGCCCAGTGACAACTCGTCCGCGGAGGAGGAGGACCCCGACGGCGAAGAGGAGCAGTGCGCTCTgggcgcggcgggcggcgcgggagGCTGCAAGAGGAAGCGGCCCCGTGCGGCTGGGTGCGGCGGCGCAGgtggcggcgcgggcggcggtgGCAAGAAGCCCCTCCCGCCCAAGGGCTCGGCGGCCGAGTGCAAGCAGTCCCAGCGGAACGCGGCCAACGCCCGCGAGCGCGCCCGGATGCGCGTCCTGAGCAAAGCCTTCTCCAGACTCAAGACCAGTCTTCCCTGGGTGCCCCCCGACACCAAACTCTCCAAGCTGGACACGCTCCGGCTGGCCTCCAGTTACATCGCGCACCTGCGGCAGCTGCTGCAGGAGGACCGCTACGAGAACGGCTACGTGCACCCGGTGAACCTGGTAGGGGCGCGGAGGACCCTGGCGAGCGCCAGGAGATGCCCAGGGCTCCGGGCACCGCCAGCCCGCTGGGAATAATCCGAAAGGGGTGGGGGTTCTGGGACGCGGAACGGGAAGGCCATTTTATTTTCGCCCAAATCAAGGGAGGGGTCAGCCGTTTTCCTGGAGGAGAATCATCCACCCTTCTATGTTTGCATCATTCCGGTCTTTGTGCGTGGTGCTTCGCCCAGTGACACCCATCGGCTAATATCTTACTTCCGGGGCAAATCTTGGTTCCAGCTGAACCTACTCCCCGGTTGCAGATCAGCAAATCTCCCTCACCCAACATTTTCTAGTTAAGAGTGGCAGGTTTGAATCAGCAAACTTTACTTTCTTAAAGAAGGAGGGAGGGCCAAGCTCTGCAAAAACgcctttggattttttaaattgctgcagGATAGCAAAGTTTTCCCAGACGGGATTTATCTGGAAAGTCCCTCTCTGACCTGCCAACTCTCCCGGCTTGGGAAAGATCCTATCCAAGCCCAGTTCCTACTTGCAGtggatgagtgtgtgtgtgtgtgtgtgtgtgtgtgtgtgtgtgtgtgtgtgtgtgtgtgtgtgtgtgtattgggggaAGGGAATTGAACGACAAAATCCCAGATTCATCCAAGTTTCACCTAATTATCATGCGTGCAAAGTCCAGGCGGGAAACCTGAACTGACACCGCAGGTCTCCCATTATCAACATTCGGTAAAATTAAAATCCTAGCTCAGAGAGGAGACGCGCACGTTCCCGGGACGCTGATAAAATCTGAGCTGCTCAAAGCCAGGGATGTCTAGGGTTCACTTAGGAAGGCGGTTTGAGGCGGTCGGTCGTTTCTCCTCTAATATCTGACGCTTCTTTTGGTTCTTTTGCAGACATGGCCATTCGTGGTCTCGGGACGACCTGATTCTGACACCAAAGAGGTTTCCGCAGCCAGCAGACTGTGTGGAACGACCGCTTAAATCGGAGTCGGACTCACTGGATGGGATTATTCGTTAAACACGTGTGTTTGGGGGCCACGGAGAGAAGGGAGACAGCGTGAGACCGGAAGAAGTTTCTGTTGGATTCTCCTGGACCCTTCCCCTTTCCCCGGTACTGTGAACACGATGGTGCATGGTTGTCACCGCAGGGCGCCCCCGGCTACCACTACCAGGGGTCTGGACGACGCTTTGCCTCTCCAGAAAGAGCCTCTGTTCGTGTGGGGAGCGTGGACCGGGATCCAACCTTGGGCTTTAGCTCTGCAGAGGAGCCCCCGCTGCCGTCTGAGCCCGGCGCCCAATCGCGCCTAGAGTCCCGGTCTCCAGGCCCAGCCGGATTGGTCAAGTACGCGGTGGCCCGATTCTGCAGGGCACCGGCCTCTCGCAGCGGTTAGTGTGCGCTCTCCATCCGCTGCAAAGACAGAAGTCTGGACGTGAGGTCTACGTCGGGCAGGGCACGGTTTTAAGTTGCAAAGAGGGGAGAATGGCCGATCTGGGCGAGGTTTGTATCCCAGCCGGCTGGACGGAGCCCGCGCGCGCAGGGCGGGGTAGAGTCACACTTCGGAGACCACCCGAGGCGGGTTTTGCCCAGACCGCTCCGGGCCGTTCAGCCTCCCAGCTGTGGTGTCCCTCCCAAGCTCCCGCCTCTTTCTAATCAGGTTTCAGGGCACCTCCTCCGGTTCTGAGCTCCAGTCCCCCAAGCCCTGGCTCCGCTCTCCTCCAGGCCTCCCGCTCCTCCCCGCAGCACCCCCGCGCGGATTCCAGACTTTCCCCATCAGGCTCCACCCCCAAGGGCCGCTTGTCACCCCCCAGTACCGTGTCCCCCAGCCACGCTCTTCCCCGCGCTGGAGCTTGCAGGGCGGGCTGCCGGGGCTGCTATACACCGCACCAAGGGCCCCTGCGAGGGGCAGGTGCTGCACTACCACAGGACAtatcatatgtaaataaatttatttttttatgaataataaaacgCGTTGTAAAAACTGTGTTACTCCGCGGGGCGCGTCAAGACGTGGTCTCTGGTGCCCTTAACTGAGAGGGTTTGGCTGTAGAAGTTAACTTGAAAGGTGCGGGTCTCCTTTCCCCGCAGGGCGTTGGGTCACTGTGGATGGAATGGTGGTGGTGATCACTTTGGGATCACTGCATTTCCAAATGTCATTCCTGTTAGTCTCTGTAATTCTGATTTTTCGCCAGGCAGAGATTCCTGGAAGGCAATAGCCAGAGGCCTGATAAAGGCCCTAAGAGtcgtttgaggccaggggtttgatgAGAGATATTCACTCCTCACGCTAATACAGGTGTgaatctctctctcacacatacacacctggACACCTCCTCCAGCCTAAAACACACTCCAGTGCTTACAACTGCAAGTAGTTCAAGAACCCACCCACCAGAGTCTAAGGGCCTCAGGTGTAACTAGCAGAATAAAACCCTAATATATGAAGCCCGTTTGTATTTCAGTAGTGCTTcccttttttgaaatgtttatatagcatttttaatGTCCATCATCTCATTTTCTGTATTATATTCTTCCCATTTGCACCACAATGTTTGCAGGAGGTCATAACTTGGAAACCTCCTAATACAATTTTTATGATGCTGATCTTTTAACAAGCAACATTCTCTTTGCAGAACATCTAGAAAAGTATGAAAGGTAAAACTAATCACACAACTGCCCAACTTGGAATTCTGTCCgttgttttataaaattgaaaggCAGTCTTCTTGAccccagagagaaaatacagctGGATTTTTGTTAGGAGGTGAGAGGGAGATGGGGAGTGTGACTTCCTGTTTTGAATTAAaccaaaccaaatccaaactcTGGAGAGCTGCTCTCTGACAACATTTTCTTGGGCTTTTGTTCATACTCAGGAGGGTATGAACCTTAATTCAGTGTTCAGCGGCCGGAGGCCAGGCTCAGGGTTTGCATTGGTCAGTTTCTATGGCATCAGGCCTTTCTGGCCAAAGGAAACCCAAAGTAACTAGCGGCAGGAAACCCCAGCATGGTCACAGGCCCTTCAGCCATGGGTTTTAGGTGgccagcttcctggaggtggcTGTCTGCTGGAGTCCAGATCTTTGTCAAGGTCATTTCCAAAGCTTCCAGCAAATGAGGTCCTTTTCAAGGAAAGGAGGCATCCCAGTATGTTGGTTAAGAAGAACATGAATGTCTAAAGAACCCAGCTTGAAATCCAAGCTCTGCCATGGGACTAGTGGCCATGTGTGAGTTACTTAacccctctaagcctcagtttccttatctatagaaTGGGCGTCATGGCAGTGCCTACATGGGAAGATCGCCTTAGGAATAAATACACTAGAGTATTCAACCAAACCTTCTAACACGCAGTGAGCAGCATGCTAAATGTTGGCTGCTAAAGGAAATTCAGAGGCAGAGGAAAACATTTGGCAAAGGCAGATATTTGAAACAGGTGGGACATTTCGGGAGTCCAGTCTTTAAAATTGGGTCTAGCTTTGAGAGACCCGAATTACAACTGTGAAAGAAATGCCCCACAAGAGTAGGCAAACAGAAatgtagaaaaacagaaaaatagctttttttattCACTTGCAGcaagcaaaaataagaataagcaccgctgaataaacaagaaaataatctgGGCAAATTCTCATaagtaaaaagataatatttaaaatacgtGTTTCTATAATTACATTCTCTTAGGTCACCTCAGGAATAAACTCACAGATTTCCCACCACTACCCACCCCCCACTGAGGTGGTGCTATTCCCTAACTCATGCGTACCCAGAGAATTGTGTTATACCCTGTAAACTCATTTTAATGGCCACTTTATAATCCTATAATTTATAGAGAAGAAAAGTAAACTTTCTCAAGAATTTTCTGTTCCATGTCCAATGCCAAGAATTGTGTTGTTTAAAAGAAGAAGGAGGCCAATTTCTAGTAAGTCCCAGTGAATGAATGGTTGCTGTTGGGAGCGGCCTTAAGCACCTTACACCAGTCTTTTGTTTATCTACCATGACTGGAGTGTTCTCTAAGTTTGCAAAAGGGATCTGGAAGCCTTCCTttccccccaccccggccctccATTTTCCTTTTGGGATTTGAGTTTGAGAAATGAGTTGGGGCTGGGGAACTGGGTGGAGGGGTGATTAAGAGGAGAAGAGAAGTATGCCCTTAGGGTAACTTCAATCCAGTTATACTgctgtgagagagaaaaaaatgaaaagccaatCTAAGGAATATAATGTAAAATGCACTAAACAGCAAACAAAATGAGTAAATTGAAAAACACTCTTCAGGGGGCTTTTTGAGGGACCAAAGCAGTATTATTAGTGATAGTGACTCAACCAAAGAGAACAAAAATCCCCTTCTACAGACTCTTCCtaagatgaatattttaaaagaaatgctttcGAGCACtgtaattttgaaacatttaggCGCTTCTCTCGGTTGTGGAGTTGAATTGATTTTGTGCATATTCTTTTGCACTGGGCTTCAAGTTACAATTTCACTTTAGTCTGGTAGCTCCTGCAACAGATAGCAACAATGACCCTTGTAATTTACAAAGAGATTTTTACAggaacaggttttttttttttttcctggtaataAATgcttcaaagttaaaaaaataagaaagactttCCCCATCCATGAAAAAAACAACTAAGTGGAGCACATCTTATTTTAGTATGTAATAGGCACATAATTTGACTGATACttctgaaaaacattaaaaatcaaaacaataactGAGAGTCACATTTGGAAGGACAAACCAGGTAAATTCTTAACTGACTTCTCGCTACCAAGCCTCTAACTACGGCAAAACCCATGAGGAGGTACCAGATTGGCTCTGGTAGTAACTGATCAGCTGGCTGCATCTCCCTTCTGTGGGAGCTTCTGCATAACCCACCTGTGGGCAACCAGGGTGTTTGCATCTTTGCGCACCCCCCTATCTATTCATCTCCTTCTGCATTCTGTTTacctttcatattatttttcttctttctcccaccACAACCAAAATTGATCCAGAGAAACCCTTCAAACCCATGACTCTAAGAAGGTCCAGAAAGTAGCCAGCGCCAGAAAAATACACATGTAATCATGAAACTTAAGTGCTAGTTATCTCAAACCATCTCAGCCCTCTCCCTGGCTGGTTCTGCTGTCACCAAATAGCT
This genomic interval from Microcebus murinus isolate Inina chromosome 7, M.murinus_Inina_mat1.0, whole genome shotgun sequence contains the following:
- the MSC gene encoding musculin; translation: MSTGSVSDPEEMELRGLQREYPVPASKRPPLRGTERSYASPSDNSSAEEEDPDGEEEQCALGAAGGAGGCKRKRPRAAGCGGAGGGAGGGGKKPLPPKGSAAECKQSQRNAANARERARMRVLSKAFSRLKTSLPWVPPDTKLSKLDTLRLASSYIAHLRQLLQEDRYENGYVHPVNLTWPFVVSGRPDSDTKEVSAASRLCGTTA